In a single window of the Ferviditalea candida genome:
- a CDS encoding response regulator transcription factor — MKQLLLVEDEKIMAKNIKFFLEKEGYHIDTAFDGEQGLKLFQINHYDLLLLDWSLPGMDGLELCREIRRQSDVPIMMLTAKSEVMDKVIGLEVCADDYLTKPFHQSELLARIHVLLRRSRPSSEGDENVVFYEGIELDKSKLLVRYQGRSAALTINEFKLMEVMMRYPENVYSRDFLFETVWGLDSEFNDRTVDVNVSRLRRKLQELTDKRFFYAVRGMGYRFRGET, encoded by the coding sequence ATGAAACAACTTTTACTCGTTGAAGATGAGAAGATCATGGCCAAGAACATCAAATTTTTCCTCGAAAAGGAAGGCTACCACATCGATACGGCCTTCGACGGTGAACAGGGGCTGAAGCTGTTTCAGATCAATCACTACGACCTGCTGCTGCTCGATTGGTCGCTTCCGGGCATGGACGGTCTTGAGCTGTGCAGGGAAATCCGAAGGCAGTCGGATGTGCCGATCATGATGCTGACCGCCAAAAGCGAAGTGATGGACAAGGTGATCGGTCTCGAGGTCTGCGCCGATGACTATCTGACCAAGCCGTTCCACCAGTCGGAGCTGTTGGCCAGGATCCATGTGCTATTGCGGAGAAGCCGTCCCTCGTCCGAAGGCGATGAGAATGTGGTTTTCTATGAAGGGATAGAGCTGGATAAAAGCAAGCTGCTCGTTCGATACCAAGGCCGAAGCGCTGCTTTGACGATCAACGAATTCAAGCTGATGGAAGTGATGATGCGCTATCCGGAGAATGTATACTCCCGGGACTTCCTATTTGAAACCGTTTGGGGCTTGGACAGCGAATTTAATGACCGGACCGTGGATGTGAACGTCAGCAGGCTGCGCAGAAAACTGCAGGAGCTGACGGACAAACGGTTTTTTTATGCGGTCAGAGGAATGGGCTACCGATTCCGTGGGGAAACATGA
- the prmA gene encoding 50S ribosomal protein L11 methyltransferase, producing MIWYEISVYTTEEAVEAVSNYFHELGAGGVTIEESGSLNRKRDTSLGQWYDLPLNDIPEGEAMIKGYFAEPERIEDLTVSLREFLAELHRFGLDPGKKEVSVKEVDELDWANAWKQYYKPLKISDRLTVKPTWEAYEAAAGELVIELDPGMAFGTGTHATTALCLRVLEKVVRSGDEVIDVGTGSGILAIGAALLGARNVLALDLDPVAVSSAKENVSLNHLEKRISVRQSDLLSILRGRSAEGELGVSSEGDLGVALPVRVVVANILAEIILKFIPDVYEALEPDGIYIVSGIIREKEKDVETALAASGFEISGKDYEEDWVVLTARKK from the coding sequence ATGATTTGGTATGAAATATCCGTCTATACGACGGAGGAGGCCGTCGAGGCTGTTTCGAACTATTTTCACGAGTTGGGCGCCGGCGGCGTAACGATTGAGGAATCCGGTTCATTGAACCGCAAAAGGGACACCTCCCTCGGCCAGTGGTATGATCTTCCGTTGAACGACATTCCCGAAGGGGAGGCCATGATCAAGGGATACTTTGCCGAACCGGAACGGATCGAAGATCTGACGGTCAGCCTACGGGAGTTTCTTGCCGAGCTCCATCGATTCGGCCTTGATCCCGGAAAAAAGGAGGTCTCCGTCAAGGAAGTGGATGAACTGGACTGGGCCAATGCCTGGAAGCAGTATTACAAGCCCTTGAAAATATCCGACAGACTCACCGTCAAGCCCACTTGGGAAGCGTATGAAGCCGCTGCAGGCGAGCTGGTCATCGAGCTGGACCCGGGAATGGCTTTCGGCACCGGCACACACGCTACCACGGCATTATGCTTGCGGGTGTTGGAAAAGGTCGTCCGCAGCGGGGATGAGGTTATCGATGTCGGCACGGGATCGGGGATTCTGGCGATCGGCGCGGCGCTGCTTGGAGCCCGGAATGTGCTTGCGCTCGATCTCGATCCGGTTGCGGTTTCAAGTGCCAAGGAGAACGTATCGTTGAATCATCTGGAGAAGCGGATCAGCGTCAGGCAGAGCGATCTGCTGTCCATCCTCAGAGGCCGGTCGGCCGAGGGCGAATTGGGCGTATCGTCTGAGGGAGATTTGGGTGTTGCCCTGCCGGTTCGCGTGGTCGTTGCGAATATACTGGCGGAAATTATCCTGAAATTTATCCCTGATGTTTATGAAGCGCTGGAGCCTGACGGCATTTATATCGTCTCCGGTATTATCCGCGAGAAGGAGAAGGACGTGGAGACGGCGCTGGCGGCAAGCGGATTTGAAATCTCGGGCAAGGATTATGAAGAAGATTGGGTCGTCCTGACGGCTCGCAAAAAGTAG
- the dnaJ gene encoding molecular chaperone DnaJ — MMSKRDYYEVLGVGKNASEDEIKKAYRKLARQYHPDVNKTPGADEKFKEAKEAYEVLSDPQKKATYDQFGHVDPNMGAGGFSSQDFGFGDIFDMFFGGGGGGRRNPNAPQRGADLQYTMTIEFKEAVFGKEMDIQIPRTEECDTCHGSGAKPGTHPETCSVCKGTGQQEYVQQTAFGRIVNRRSCSTCGGTGKIIRDKCPECHGSGKLKKHRKIHVKIPAGVDDGAQLRISGEGEAGTRGGPPGDLYVVIRVNPHDFFERENDDIYCEVPLTFTQAALGDEIEIPTLTGKVKLKIPAGTQTGTYFRLKGKGVPRLRGYGQGDQHVKVVVVTPTNLSDKQKELLREIAQLSGEHTHEQQQSIFERMKKAILGD; from the coding sequence ATGATGAGCAAGCGGGATTATTACGAAGTGCTGGGGGTCGGCAAAAACGCCTCCGAGGATGAAATCAAAAAAGCCTACCGGAAGCTGGCCCGCCAGTACCATCCCGATGTCAACAAAACGCCGGGTGCGGATGAGAAATTCAAGGAAGCCAAGGAAGCTTACGAGGTGCTCAGCGATCCTCAGAAAAAAGCGACATACGATCAATTCGGCCACGTTGATCCGAATATGGGAGCCGGCGGCTTCTCATCGCAGGATTTCGGGTTCGGGGATATCTTCGACATGTTCTTTGGCGGAGGCGGAGGCGGCCGGAGAAATCCGAATGCTCCGCAGCGGGGAGCGGATCTGCAGTATACGATGACGATCGAATTCAAGGAAGCGGTCTTCGGCAAGGAGATGGATATCCAGATTCCAAGAACGGAAGAATGCGACACATGCCACGGCTCGGGAGCCAAGCCGGGCACCCATCCGGAGACATGCTCCGTCTGCAAGGGCACCGGTCAGCAGGAATATGTGCAGCAAACGGCCTTCGGACGAATTGTCAACCGGCGATCCTGCTCCACCTGCGGCGGCACGGGCAAAATCATTCGCGACAAATGCCCCGAATGCCACGGCAGCGGCAAATTGAAAAAGCATCGCAAAATCCATGTGAAAATTCCGGCGGGCGTGGATGATGGCGCCCAGCTGCGGATATCCGGCGAAGGCGAAGCGGGAACCCGCGGGGGGCCTCCGGGCGATTTGTACGTCGTCATCAGGGTCAATCCGCATGACTTTTTCGAACGGGAAAACGACGATATCTATTGCGAGGTCCCGTTGACATTTACGCAGGCTGCGCTCGGGGATGAAATTGAGATTCCGACGCTGACGGGCAAGGTCAAGCTGAAAATTCCCGCCGGCACGCAGACCGGCACGTATTTCCGGTTGAAGGGCAAGGGCGTTCCCCGGCTGCGCGGATACGGCCAAGGGGATCAGCATGTCAAAGTGGTGGTGGTCACGCCGACCAATTTAAGCGACAAGCAAAAAGAGCTGCTGCGAGAGATCGCCCAATTGAGCGGCGAGCATACGCACGAGCAGCAGCAGTCGATTTTTGAGCGCATGAAAAAAGCCATTCTCGGAGATTGA
- a CDS encoding GerMN domain-containing protein produces MKTLFKLPLIVLIIALLAAGCASGNAWQDNTGQGGINQEAGQNADQGPGQNAGQESGKQATETDLPPRQEAPVHKQTVSLYFSDKELMKQYRTEKEIEVRNEADLPKAALEAWIAGPENDKLTSLVPPGVVVEYVKAANGVAEVSFSKEIKNANLGSTGEMMLLNQIGLILKQFGYESVRILVEGQREESLLGHVDISKPLKTQDPGNIELVE; encoded by the coding sequence ATGAAAACCTTATTTAAACTGCCGCTTATCGTTTTAATCATCGCTTTGCTTGCCGCAGGATGCGCCTCCGGGAACGCATGGCAGGATAACACCGGACAGGGCGGCATCAATCAAGAGGCCGGCCAGAATGCCGATCAAGGCCCAGGTCAGAATGCCGGCCAAGAATCCGGAAAGCAAGCGACCGAGACCGATCTTCCGCCGAGGCAGGAAGCTCCCGTTCACAAGCAGACCGTGTCGCTGTATTTTTCCGATAAAGAATTGATGAAGCAGTACCGGACAGAAAAGGAAATCGAGGTTCGGAATGAAGCGGATTTGCCGAAGGCGGCGCTGGAAGCTTGGATTGCGGGTCCGGAGAACGATAAATTGACCAGTCTTGTTCCGCCCGGCGTAGTCGTGGAGTATGTCAAAGCGGCCAATGGCGTGGCTGAAGTCAGCTTTTCCAAGGAAATCAAAAACGCCAACCTCGGCTCGACCGGTGAAATGATGCTGCTGAATCAAATCGGTCTCATCCTGAAGCAATTCGGTTATGAGTCAGTGCGGATTCTTGTCGAAGGTCAGAGGGAAGAATCGCTTCTCGGTCATGTTGATATCAGCAAGCCTTTGAAGACGCAGGATCCCGGAAACATCGAGCTTGTCGAATAA
- a CDS encoding sensor histidine kinase, with the protein MKLRHQLWLAYSLLFAVVCIVSYSYITHSYEERVWNGQRNLAVSQGLTILDQIKGSYPKFPERTAGYLAYYSKRLDMRMFIADNERKVKLDSFRQIPINTVLSLKVFDEPSLPASRYQHTDLFGYVQYTLMQLQEGSPGAGYLLMIKEVNDLYGSIRSFQRLVGGILLAAVILFLFFSYLIASWFTRPMKEIIERMNRISSQNRKFEMKYGRRDEFRELIAAISAMVKQLNWYELRQRQFLSTSSHELKTPVATMQLILENLPHVRGDERMHREFLEDLAGQVGKMKRIVDDLLNVNRTVDMPLSLRPLSSGEIRRHIEEHFSLAASSKRIELQFIMEEMSLPADSEMFLRGADNLISNAIRYSPPDTVVTVRLERLGPDSAEFAVCDQGIGIREEDLPFVFEPFFRSKEGKRWEEQGSGLGLAIVKQMADKHGAEIIADSTPGQGTCMRLVFRNKIVTS; encoded by the coding sequence ATGAAGCTGCGGCATCAGTTATGGCTGGCCTATTCCCTGCTATTCGCGGTTGTCTGTATCGTATCCTATTCCTATATCACGCATTCCTATGAAGAGAGGGTGTGGAACGGCCAAAGAAATCTCGCCGTTTCGCAGGGGCTGACGATCCTGGACCAAATCAAGGGCAGCTATCCGAAGTTTCCGGAGCGCACCGCAGGATATCTTGCATACTACTCCAAGCGCCTGGACATGAGGATGTTCATTGCGGATAATGAAAGGAAGGTCAAGCTTGACAGCTTCCGGCAAATTCCGATCAACACGGTGCTTTCTTTGAAGGTGTTTGATGAACCGTCCCTGCCAGCCTCCCGGTACCAGCATACGGACTTGTTCGGTTACGTCCAATATACGTTGATGCAGCTGCAAGAAGGCAGCCCCGGAGCCGGTTACCTGCTGATGATCAAGGAGGTCAATGACCTATACGGCAGTATTCGTTCGTTTCAGAGGCTGGTAGGGGGGATCTTATTGGCAGCCGTGATCCTGTTCTTGTTTTTTTCGTACCTGATTGCCTCATGGTTTACCCGTCCGATGAAGGAAATCATCGAGAGAATGAACCGGATTTCTTCACAAAACCGCAAATTCGAGATGAAATACGGGCGAAGGGATGAATTCAGGGAATTGATTGCGGCGATTTCGGCTATGGTCAAGCAGCTGAACTGGTATGAGCTCCGGCAACGTCAGTTTTTGAGCACCTCCTCCCATGAATTGAAGACGCCGGTGGCCACGATGCAGCTGATCTTGGAAAATCTGCCGCATGTCCGCGGGGATGAGCGGATGCATCGGGAATTTCTCGAGGATCTGGCGGGTCAAGTCGGGAAAATGAAGCGGATTGTCGACGATTTGCTGAACGTCAATCGGACGGTGGACATGCCATTGAGCTTGAGACCGCTGTCGTCCGGGGAAATCAGGCGGCATATCGAAGAGCACTTTTCGCTTGCGGCAAGCAGCAAACGGATTGAACTGCAATTCATCATGGAGGAGATGAGCCTGCCGGCGGATTCGGAAATGTTTCTGCGGGGGGCCGATAATTTAATTTCCAATGCGATCCGCTATTCCCCGCCGGATACCGTGGTCACCGTGCGATTGGAAAGGCTGGGTCCGGATTCGGCTGAATTTGCCGTCTGCGATCAGGGGATCGGTATTCGCGAGGAGGATCTCCCGTTTGTGTTCGAACCCTTTTTCCGATCCAAGGAAGGCAAAAGGTGGGAGGAGCAGGGGAGCGGGCTTGGACTTGCGATCGTGAAGCAAATGGCGGACAAGCATGGGGCGGAGATCATAGCGGATTCCACACCCGGACAAGGCACCTGCATGAGGCTTGTGTTTCGTAACAAAATTGTTACAAGCTGA
- a CDS encoding YfhD family protein: protein MNEQHEETNRQQNNNLPVAKREDVEFSAEAADADDLEAVERAEAAEQRQKNE, encoded by the coding sequence ATGAATGAACAACACGAAGAGACGAATCGACAGCAGAACAACAATCTCCCGGTAGCCAAACGGGAGGATGTGGAATTTTCCGCGGAGGCGGCAGATGCCGATGATTTGGAAGCCGTAGAACGGGCGGAAGCGGCCGAGCAAAGACAGAAAAATGAATGA